In a genomic window of Sus scrofa isolate TJ Tabasco breed Duroc chromosome 4, Sscrofa11.1, whole genome shotgun sequence:
- the BCAN gene encoding brevican core protein isoform X1, whose product MAPLFLPLLAALALAPVPAALADALEGDSSEDRAFRVRIAGDAPLQGVLGGALTIPCHVHYLRPPPSRRAALGSPRVKWTFLSRGREAEVLVARGLRVKVSEAYRFRVALPGYPASLTDVSLVLSELRPNDSGIYRCEVQHGIDDSSDAVEVKVKGVVFLYREGSARYAFSFTGAQEACARIGARIATPEQLYAAYLGGYEQCDAGWLSDQTVRYPIQTPREACYGDMDGFPGVRNYGVVDPDDLYDVYCYAEELNGELFLGAPPDKLTLEEARAYCQERGAEIATTGQLYAAWDGGLDRCSPGWLADGSVRYPIVTPSQRCGGGLPGVKTLFLFPNQTGFPNKHSRFNVYCFRDSTQPSAIPEASNPASDLASDALEAIVTVTETLEELQLPQEAVESESRGAIYSIPIMEDGGGGSSTPEDPAEAPRTLLEFETQSIVTPLGSSEEESQVLEEEEKFEEEEEEEEVEDKALWAWPSEPGSLHPEATLPTESAPEESLSQASPPARAVLQPGASSPPYGEPEAPRPPRVLGPPTETPPTPREGNLASPPSSTLVGARDIGVDTGGPELSGVPRGESEETGSSEDAPSMLPATRAPEGTRELEIPSEEHSGRTVPAGTSVRAQPVLPTDSASRGGVAVAPSSGDCVPSPCHNGGTCLEEEEGVRCLCLPGYGGDLCDVGLRFCSPGWDSFQGACYKHFSKRKSWEEAENKCRMYGAHLASISTPEEQDFINNQYREYQWIGLNDRTIEGDFLWSDGVPLLYENWNPGQPDSYFLSGENCVVMVWHDQGQWSDVPCNYHLSYTCKMGLGEGGQAGRGVGSREPRGELMLCKRKVQSHTEEPEICPRPRVGWDNKLDGSTRNPCSLACQLVTYSSPPSSRCWELLHTVPDCVGLPVPDCVPSAVSCGPPPELPLAQVFGRPRLRYEVDTVLRYRCREGLTQRNLPLIRCQENGRWETPQISCVPRRPARALHPVKAPEGRQRRLLGHWKTRSTPPPNPASGP is encoded by the exons ATGGCCCCACTGTTCCTGCCCCTGCTGGCAGCACTGGCTCTGGCCCCGGTCCCTGCGGCCTTGGCTGATGCTCTGGAAGGGGACAGCTCAG AGGACCGGGCCTTCCGCGTGCGCATCGCCGGCGACGCGCCGCTGCAGGGCGTGCTGGGTGGCGCCCTCACCATCCCGTGCCACGTTCACTACCTGCGGCCGCCGCCGAGCCGCCGGGCCGCGCTGGGCTCCCCGCGGGTCAAGTGGACCTTCCTGTCTCGGGGCCGGGAGGCCGAGGTTCTGGTGGCGCGGGGGCTGCGCGTCAAGGTGAGCGAGGCCTACCGGTTCCGCGTGGCACTGCCTGGGTACCCGGCGTCACTCACCGATGTCTCCCTGGTGCTGAGCGAGCTGCGGCCCAACGACTCGGGCATCTACCGCTGCGAGGTTCAGCACGGCATCGATGACAGCAGCGACGCTGTGGAGGTCAAGGTCAAAG GGGTTGTCTTTCTCTACCGAGAGGGCTCTGCCCGCTACGCTTTCTCCTTCACTGGGGCCCAGGAAGCCTGTGCCCGCATCGGAGCCCGAATCGCCACTCCGGAGCAGCTCTATGCCGCCTACCTCGGGGGCTATGAACAGTGTGATGCTGGCTGGTTGTCTGACCAGACTGTGAG gtaTCCCATCCAGACTCCACGAGAGGCCTGTTATGGAGACATGGATGGCTTCCCTGGGGTCCGGAACTATGGAGTGGTAGACCCGGATGACCTCTATGATGTCTACTGTTATGCTGAAGAATTAAATG gagAGCTGTTTCTGGGTGCCCCTCCAGACAAGCTGACGTTGGAGGAGGCACGTGCATACTGCCAGGAGCGGGGTGCCGAGATTGCAACCACGGGCCAGCTGTATGCAGCCTGGGATGGTGGCCTGGACCGCTGCAGCCCAGGCTGGCTGGCTGATGGCAGTGTGCGCTACCCCATCGTCACACCCAGCCAGCGCTGTGGTGGGGGCCTCCCTGGTGTCAagactcttttcctctttcccaacCAGACGGGCTTCCCCAACAAGCACAGCCGCTTCAACGTCTACTGCTTCCGAG ACTCTACTCAGCCCTCTGCCATCCCTGAGGCCTCCAACCCAGCCTCTGATCTGGCCTCTGATGCACTGGAAGCAATTGTCACAGTGACAGAGACcctggaggagctgcagctgcctcagGAAGCTGTGGAGAGTGAGTCCCGAGGAGCCATCTACTCCATTCCTATCATGGAAGATGGAGGAGGTGGAAGCTCCACTCCAGAGGACCCGGCAGAGGCCCCGAGGACCCTTCTAG AGTTTGAAACCCAATCCATTGTAACCCCCCTGGGGTCCTCAGAAGAGGAAAGCCAAGTgttggaggaagaagagaaattcgaggaagaagaagaagaggaggaggtggaggataAGGCGCTGTGGGCCTGGCCCAGCGAGCCTGGCAGTCTGCACCCAGAAGCCACTCTCCCCACCGAGTCAGCTCCAGAGGAGTCACTCTCCCAGGCATCCCCACCAGCAAGGGCAGTCCTACAGCCTGGTGCATCATCACCTCCTTATGGAGAGCCAGAGGCTCCCAGGCCTCCAAGGGTCCTTGGACCACCCACGGAGACCCCGCCCACTCCCAGGGAGGGGAACCTGGCATCCCCACCATCTTCCACTCTGGTTGGGGCAAGAGACATAGGGGTGGATACTGGGGGTCCTGAGCTGTCTGGGGTCCCTCGAGGAGAGAGTGAAGAGACAGGGAGCTCCGAGGATGCCCCTTCCATGCTTCCAGCCACACGGGCCCCTGAGGGTACCAGGGAGCTGGAGATCCCCTCTGAAGAACATTCTGGAAGAACTGTCCCAGCAGGGACTTCAGTGCGGGCTCAGCCGGTGCTGCCCACTGACAGTGCCAGCCGTGGTGGAGTGGCCGTGGCCCCCTCATCAG GTGACTGTGTCCCCAGCCCCTGTCACAATGGTGGGACGtgcttggaggaggaggagggggtccGCTGCCTATGTTTGCCTGGCTATGGGGGGGACCTGTGCGATGTTG GCCTCCGCTTCTGCAGCCCTGGCTGGGACTCCTTCCAGGGCGCCTGCTACAAGCACTTTTCTAAGCGAAAGAGCTGGGAAGAGGCGGAAAACAAGTGCCGGATGTACGGCGCGCACCTGGCCAGCATCAGCACGCCGGAGGAACAGGACTTCATCAACA ATCAATACCGGGAGTACCAGTGGATTGGGCTCAACGATAGGACCATCGAAGGCGATTTCCTGTGGTCAGATGGCGTCCCCTTG ctctaTGAGAACTGGAACCCAGGGCAGCCAGACAGCTACTTCCTGTCCGGAGAGAACTGCGTGGTTATGGTGTGGCACGATCAGGGACAATGGAGCGATGTGCCCTGCAACTACCACCTGTCCTACACCTGCAAGATGGGGCTGGGTGAGGGCGGGCAAGCgggaagaggggtggggagcagggaacCCCGGGGGGAACTGATGCTGTGTAAAAGGAAGGTGCAAAGCCACACAGAGGAACCAGAAATATGTCCCAGGCCACGAGTTGGGTGGGATAACAAATTAGATGGGTCCACTCGGAATCCCTGCTCTCTTGCCTGTCAGCTTGTGACCTACTCCTCTCCTCCTTCATCCCGATGCTGGGAACTGTTACACACAGTTCCTGATTGTGTCGGGCTCCCAGTTCCTGATTGTGTCCCCTCTGCAGTGTCCTGTGGGCCCCCACCGGAGCTGCCCCTGGCTCAAGTGTTTGGCCGTCCACGGCTGCGCTATGAAGTAGACACGGTGCTTCGTTACCGGTGTCGGGAGGGACTGACCCAGCGCAACCTGCCACTGATCCGCTGCCAGGAGAATGGTCGCTGGGAGACCCCTCAGATCTCCTGTGTGCCCCGCAGGCCT GCTCGAGCTCTGCACCCAGTAAAGGCCCCAGAGGGACGTCAGAGGAGGCTACTGGGGCACTGGAAGACACGGTCAACCCCCCCTCCCAATCCTGCTTCAGGTCCCTAA
- the BCAN gene encoding brevican core protein isoform X2 has product MAPLFLPLLAALALAPVPAALADALEGDSSEDRAFRVRIAGDAPLQGVLGGALTIPCHVHYLRPPPSRRAALGSPRVKWTFLSRGREAEVLVARGLRVKVSEAYRFRVALPGYPASLTDVSLVLSELRPNDSGIYRCEVQHGIDDSSDAVEVKVKGVVFLYREGSARYAFSFTGAQEACARIGARIATPEQLYAAYLGGYEQCDAGWLSDQTVRYPIQTPREACYGDMDGFPGVRNYGVVDPDDLYDVYCYAEELNGELFLGAPPDKLTLEEARAYCQERGAEIATTGQLYAAWDGGLDRCSPGWLADGSVRYPIVTPSQRCGGGLPGVKTLFLFPNQTGFPNKHSRFNVYCFRDSTQPSAIPEASNPASDLASDALEAIVTVTETLEELQLPQEAVESESRGAIYSIPIMEDGGGGSSTPEDPAEAPRTLLEFETQSIVTPLGSSEEESQVLEEEEKFEEEEEEEEVEDKALWAWPSEPGSLHPEATLPTESAPEESLSQASPPARAVLQPGASSPPYGEPEAPRPPRVLGPPTETPPTPREGNLASPPSSTLVGARDIGVDTGGPELSGVPRGESEETGSSEDAPSMLPATRAPEGTRELEIPSEEHSGRTVPAGTSVRAQPVLPTDSASRGGVAVAPSSGDCVPSPCHNGGTCLEEEEGVRCLCLPGYGGDLCDVGLRFCSPGWDSFQGACYKHFSKRKSWEEAENKCRMYGAHLASISTPEEQDFINNQYREYQWIGLNDRTIEGDFLWSDGVPLLYENWNPGQPDSYFLSGENCVVMVWHDQGQWSDVPCNYHLSYTCKMGLVSCGPPPELPLAQVFGRPRLRYEVDTVLRYRCREGLTQRNLPLIRCQENGRWETPQISCVPRRPARALHPVKAPEGRQRRLLGHWKTRSTPPPNPASGP; this is encoded by the exons ATGGCCCCACTGTTCCTGCCCCTGCTGGCAGCACTGGCTCTGGCCCCGGTCCCTGCGGCCTTGGCTGATGCTCTGGAAGGGGACAGCTCAG AGGACCGGGCCTTCCGCGTGCGCATCGCCGGCGACGCGCCGCTGCAGGGCGTGCTGGGTGGCGCCCTCACCATCCCGTGCCACGTTCACTACCTGCGGCCGCCGCCGAGCCGCCGGGCCGCGCTGGGCTCCCCGCGGGTCAAGTGGACCTTCCTGTCTCGGGGCCGGGAGGCCGAGGTTCTGGTGGCGCGGGGGCTGCGCGTCAAGGTGAGCGAGGCCTACCGGTTCCGCGTGGCACTGCCTGGGTACCCGGCGTCACTCACCGATGTCTCCCTGGTGCTGAGCGAGCTGCGGCCCAACGACTCGGGCATCTACCGCTGCGAGGTTCAGCACGGCATCGATGACAGCAGCGACGCTGTGGAGGTCAAGGTCAAAG GGGTTGTCTTTCTCTACCGAGAGGGCTCTGCCCGCTACGCTTTCTCCTTCACTGGGGCCCAGGAAGCCTGTGCCCGCATCGGAGCCCGAATCGCCACTCCGGAGCAGCTCTATGCCGCCTACCTCGGGGGCTATGAACAGTGTGATGCTGGCTGGTTGTCTGACCAGACTGTGAG gtaTCCCATCCAGACTCCACGAGAGGCCTGTTATGGAGACATGGATGGCTTCCCTGGGGTCCGGAACTATGGAGTGGTAGACCCGGATGACCTCTATGATGTCTACTGTTATGCTGAAGAATTAAATG gagAGCTGTTTCTGGGTGCCCCTCCAGACAAGCTGACGTTGGAGGAGGCACGTGCATACTGCCAGGAGCGGGGTGCCGAGATTGCAACCACGGGCCAGCTGTATGCAGCCTGGGATGGTGGCCTGGACCGCTGCAGCCCAGGCTGGCTGGCTGATGGCAGTGTGCGCTACCCCATCGTCACACCCAGCCAGCGCTGTGGTGGGGGCCTCCCTGGTGTCAagactcttttcctctttcccaacCAGACGGGCTTCCCCAACAAGCACAGCCGCTTCAACGTCTACTGCTTCCGAG ACTCTACTCAGCCCTCTGCCATCCCTGAGGCCTCCAACCCAGCCTCTGATCTGGCCTCTGATGCACTGGAAGCAATTGTCACAGTGACAGAGACcctggaggagctgcagctgcctcagGAAGCTGTGGAGAGTGAGTCCCGAGGAGCCATCTACTCCATTCCTATCATGGAAGATGGAGGAGGTGGAAGCTCCACTCCAGAGGACCCGGCAGAGGCCCCGAGGACCCTTCTAG AGTTTGAAACCCAATCCATTGTAACCCCCCTGGGGTCCTCAGAAGAGGAAAGCCAAGTgttggaggaagaagagaaattcgaggaagaagaagaagaggaggaggtggaggataAGGCGCTGTGGGCCTGGCCCAGCGAGCCTGGCAGTCTGCACCCAGAAGCCACTCTCCCCACCGAGTCAGCTCCAGAGGAGTCACTCTCCCAGGCATCCCCACCAGCAAGGGCAGTCCTACAGCCTGGTGCATCATCACCTCCTTATGGAGAGCCAGAGGCTCCCAGGCCTCCAAGGGTCCTTGGACCACCCACGGAGACCCCGCCCACTCCCAGGGAGGGGAACCTGGCATCCCCACCATCTTCCACTCTGGTTGGGGCAAGAGACATAGGGGTGGATACTGGGGGTCCTGAGCTGTCTGGGGTCCCTCGAGGAGAGAGTGAAGAGACAGGGAGCTCCGAGGATGCCCCTTCCATGCTTCCAGCCACACGGGCCCCTGAGGGTACCAGGGAGCTGGAGATCCCCTCTGAAGAACATTCTGGAAGAACTGTCCCAGCAGGGACTTCAGTGCGGGCTCAGCCGGTGCTGCCCACTGACAGTGCCAGCCGTGGTGGAGTGGCCGTGGCCCCCTCATCAG GTGACTGTGTCCCCAGCCCCTGTCACAATGGTGGGACGtgcttggaggaggaggagggggtccGCTGCCTATGTTTGCCTGGCTATGGGGGGGACCTGTGCGATGTTG GCCTCCGCTTCTGCAGCCCTGGCTGGGACTCCTTCCAGGGCGCCTGCTACAAGCACTTTTCTAAGCGAAAGAGCTGGGAAGAGGCGGAAAACAAGTGCCGGATGTACGGCGCGCACCTGGCCAGCATCAGCACGCCGGAGGAACAGGACTTCATCAACA ATCAATACCGGGAGTACCAGTGGATTGGGCTCAACGATAGGACCATCGAAGGCGATTTCCTGTGGTCAGATGGCGTCCCCTTG ctctaTGAGAACTGGAACCCAGGGCAGCCAGACAGCTACTTCCTGTCCGGAGAGAACTGCGTGGTTATGGTGTGGCACGATCAGGGACAATGGAGCGATGTGCCCTGCAACTACCACCTGTCCTACACCTGCAAGATGGGGCTGG TGTCCTGTGGGCCCCCACCGGAGCTGCCCCTGGCTCAAGTGTTTGGCCGTCCACGGCTGCGCTATGAAGTAGACACGGTGCTTCGTTACCGGTGTCGGGAGGGACTGACCCAGCGCAACCTGCCACTGATCCGCTGCCAGGAGAATGGTCGCTGGGAGACCCCTCAGATCTCCTGTGTGCCCCGCAGGCCT GCTCGAGCTCTGCACCCAGTAAAGGCCCCAGAGGGACGTCAGAGGAGGCTACTGGGGCACTGGAAGACACGGTCAACCCCCCCTCCCAATCCTGCTTCAGGTCCCTAA